The following proteins are encoded in a genomic region of Pyrus communis chromosome 11, drPyrComm1.1, whole genome shotgun sequence:
- the LOC137707973 gene encoding scopoletin glucosyltransferase-like has translation MGSQNREFHVFLFPFMGQGHMIPISDMAKLFAAQGVKTTIVTTPLNASTFSKATQSSKTNPGSVKVEIKTIKFPSVQAGLPDGCEILDSLTSPELSTNFHKATSLLQEPLEQLLLDENPSFLLADICFPWATDAAAKFDIPRLVFHGTSFFTLAASYNMSKYEPFKNSSSDLESFVIPNFSGEITMTRAQLPAFEKENIENDLTRMLKRAKESEQKSYGIVVNSFYELEPVYADYYRNVLGRKAWHIGPVSLCNRSNEEKSLRGKASSINENDCLKWLDSKEPNSVVYVCFGSMAKFNASQLKEIAMGLQASGQDFIWVVRRGQDDDMEKEDWLPEGFEHKMEGKGLIIRGWAPQILILDHRAVGGFVTHCGWNSTLEGISAGLPMVTWPVSADQFYNEKLVTQVLKIGVGVGAQKWASLVGDFVKKKAVDKAVRRIMVGEEAEEMRSRAWELAEQAKRAIEKGGSSHSDLNALIEELKSRG, from the coding sequence ATGGGTAGCCAAAACCGTGAGTTCCACGTCTTCTTGTTCCCTTTCATGGGTCAAGGCCACATGATACCGATCTCAGATATGGCCAAGCTATTCGCAGCGCAAGGAGTGAAGACAACCATAGTCACAACTCCTCTCAACGCTTCAACATTCTCCAAAGCCACTCAGTCAAGCAAAACCAATCCTGGCAGCGTCAAAGTCGAAATCAAAACCATCAAGTTCCCTTCTGTACAAGCCGGTCTGCCAGATGGTTGTGAGATTCTCGACTCACTCACCTCACCAGAATTATCCACCAATTTCCACAAAGCAACAAGCTTGCTCCAAGAACCGCTCGAGCAGCTTCTGCTCGACGAAAACCCTAGTTTCCTTTTGGCAGACATATGTTTTCCATGGGCAACTGATGCAGCTGCAAAGTTTGATATTCCGAGGTTGGTTTTTCATGGCACTAGTTTCTTCACCTTGGCTGCCTCATATAATATGAGCAAGTATGAGCCTTTCAAGAACAGTTCGTCCGATTTGGAATCTTTCGTGATTCCAAATTTTTCTGGTGAGATTACGATGACAAGAGCCCAATTGCCTGCttttgaaaaggaaaatattgAAAACGACTTGACCCGGATGCTCAAACGGGCCAAGGAATCTGAGCAGAAGAGCTATGGAATTGTTGTGAACAGTTTTTATGAGCTCGAACCAGTTTATGCAGATTATTACAGAAACGTTTTGGGGAGGAAGGCTTGGCATATAGGCCCTGTTTCTCTGTGCAATAGAAGCAATGAAGAAAAATCACTTAGAGGAAAAGCATCTTCCATCAACGAGAACGATTGCTTGAAGTGGCTTGATTCAAAAGAACCCAATTCGGTCGTTTATGTGTGTTTTGGAAGCATGGCTAAATTCAATGCCTCTCAGCTTAAGGAGATTGCAATGGGGCTTCAGGCTTCCGGGCAGGACTTCATTTGGGTAGTGAGGAGAGGACAAGATGATGACATGGAGAAAGAGGATTGGCTGCCAGAAGGGTTTGAGCATAAAATGGAAGGGAAAGGACTAATAATAAGAGGGTGGGCCCCGCAGATTCTGATTCTTGATCATAGGGCTGTTGGCGGGTTTGTAACTCACTGTGGGTGGAACTCGACGCTGGAAGGGATTTCTGCTGGGTTGCCGATGGTGACGTGGCCGGTGTCGGCGGATCAGTTTTACAACGAGAAGCTGGTGACCCAAGTGCTGAAAATAGGTGTTGGAGTGGGTGCTCAGAAATGGGCTAGTCTTGTTGGGGATTTCGTTAAGAAGAAGGCTGTTGATAAAGCTGTAAGGAGGATTATGGTGGGTGAGGAAGCAGAGGAAATGAGAAGTAGAGCTTGGGAACTTGCAGAGCAGGCAAAAAGGGCTATTGAGAAAGGAGGATCATCACATTCTGATTTGAATGCCCTAATTGAAGAGTTGAAATCCCGTGGTTAA
- the LOC137707872 gene encoding cellulose synthase-like protein H1 isoform X1: MANPQSLLCEKAPLKINGLQKTLEIAILFFFVCVLVYRLLSLRDHGFVWLLAFTCESWFAFNWVLTLITQWTPVEYKTYPHNLLQEVSELPPVDMFVTTADAKLEPPIITVNTALSLLAVDYPTHKLACYVSDDGCSPLTLYSLIEASKFAKLWVPFCKKYHVQVRAPFRYFSDNPILSSYSPSGFLQEWTKMKDEYEKLCQKIEDAVQNLAPLDFSRDNVDFAHIDSRNHPTIIKVIWETKERISNGLPHLVYVAREKRPNHSHHYKAGAMNALTRVSGVMTNAPFMLNVDCDMYANNPKIVLHAMCLLLGFKHENGAFVQFPQMFYNILKDDPCGSKVVEAVKKIWPGLAGIQGPVYAGTGCFHRRKVIYGSSLTDNEGNLTSERPNKECFGNSPELIRSATQILLEENIDQPDDLSCAVDAAYQVAHSEFEHDTLWGKKVGWVYGSVTEDILTGMKIHARGWKSILCMPEPPGFLGTAPSTNHVMLIQRKRGVTGLLEILFSKNCPIFATLYAKLEFRQCLAYLWMLIWGLHSIPDLCYALLPAYCLITNSHFLPKVQEPALIIFAAVFLIKHLNTLHSNLDSGRSIRAWWNQLTVGPWSKILSLTASLFGVITVVFKLLGISEVTFEVTQKEQNSSSSDQEATYDARFTFDESPIFVPATALLFLHFTALVTAALGLQPPAHGVNGAGLGELMCSVWVVLCFWPFVKGLFGEGNYGIPMATIVKSAVLALLFMHFCPKNTTS, from the exons ATGGCAAATCCTCAATCTCTTCTTTGTGAAAAAGCTCCCCTTAAAATCAATGGACTGcagaaaaccctagaaattgcaATTCTGTTCTTCTTCGTCTGTGTCCTTGTTTATCGTCTCCTATCTCTCAGGGACCATGGTTTTGTCTGGCTTCTTGCCTTCACGTGTGAGTCTTGGTTTGCTTTCAATTGGGTTCTTACTCTCATCACCCAATGGACTCCTGTTGAATACAAAACATACCCTCACAACCTCTTGCAAGA GGTTTCGGAGCTTCCTCCGGTGGACATGTTTGTGACAACAGCAGATGCAAAGCTAGAGCCACCTATCATTACTGTTAACACAGCGCTCTCTCTTCTAGCCGTTGATTATCCAACTCACAAGCTAGCTTGCTATGTATCAGATGACGGGTGTTCACCTCTCACTCTCTACTCTCTCATTGAAGCCTCAAAATTTGCTAAGCTTTGGGTACCCTTTTGCAAAAAGTACCATGTTCAAGTTAGAGCACCCTTCAGATACTTCTCTGACAATCCCATTTTGTCAAGTTATAGTCCATCAGGATTCCTTCAAGAATGGACAAAAATGAAG GATGAGTATGAAAAGCTCTGCCAAAAAATTGAAGATGCTGTCCAAAATTTGGCACCTCTTGATTTTTCTAGGGACAATGTGGATTTTGCTCACATAGACAGCAGGAACCATCCCACTATAATCAAg GTGATATGGGAGACTAAGGAGAGAATTTCTAATGGTCTGCCACATTTGGTTTATGTAGCCAGGGAGAAGCGTCCTAATCACTCACATCATTACAAAGCAGGCGCTATGAACGCTTTG ACGAGGGTCTCTGGTGTTATGACAAATGCTCCATTTATGTTGAACGTGGACTGCGACATGTATGCCAACAATCCAAAGATCGTTCTTCATGCGATGTGCCTACTGCTTGGTTTCAAGCATGAAAATGGTGCATTTGTTCAGTTTCCCCAAATGTTCTACAACATTTTGAAAGATGATCCATGTGGAAGCAAAGTGGTTGAGGCTGTAAAA AAAATTTGGCCAGGGTTAGCTGGGATTCAAGGACCTGTCTATGCAGGGACAGGATGTTTTCACAGACGTAAAGTTATCTACGGTTCATCTCTAACAGATAATGAAG GGAACTTGACGAGTGAGAGACCAAACAAAGAATGCTTTGGAAATTCTCCAGAGCTCATCCGATCAGCTACCCAAATTTTATTAGAGGAAAATATTGATCAACCGGACGACCTTTCCTGTGCGGTCGATGCAGCATACCAAGTTGCTCATTCCGAGTTCGAGCATGATACATTATGGGGCAAAAAG GTGGGTTGGGTTTATGGGTCGGTAACAGAAGATATCCTAACTGGGATGAAGATCCATGCAAGAGGGTGGAAGTCTATCTTATGCATGCCAGAACCACCAGGTTTTCTGGGCACTGCACCCTCAACTAATCATGTTATGTTGATCCAGAGGAAGAGAGGCGTCACAGGGCTGCTAGAAATTTTGTTCAGCAAAAATTGTCCCATTTTTGCCACCCTTTATGCCAAGCTTGAGTTTAGGCAATGCTTGGCCTACCTGTGGATGCTAATTTGGGGACTGCACTCTATTCCTGATCTATGCTATGCTCTTCTGCCAGCTTACTGCCTCATTACCAACTCACACTTCTTGCCAAAG GTCCAGGAACCGGCTCTAATAATATTTGCTGCTGTGTTTCtcattaaacacttaaacacacTACACTCCAACCTTGATTCTGGTCGATCAATTAGGGCTTGGTGGAACCAATTGACAGTGGGACCATGGAGCAAAATACTCAGTTTAACTGCATCATTATTTGGAGTTATAACTGTGGTATTTAAGCTTTTGGGCATATCTGAGGTGACATTTGAAGTCACACAAAAGGAGCAAAATTCCTCTTCTAGTGACCAAGAAGCTACTTATGATGCTAGGTTTACTTTTGATGAGTCTCCAATATTTGTACCAGCCACAGCCCTATTGTTTCTGCACTTCACAGCTCTGGTCACGGCCGCGTTGGGGTTGCAACCACCGGCTCATGGGGTGAATGGGGCAGGCCTAGGGGAGTTGATGTGTAGTGTGTGGGTGGTGCTATGTTTTTGGCCATTTGTTAAAGGTTTGTTTGGGGAGGGTAACTATGGGATTCCCATGGCCACTATAGTCAAGTCAGCTGTGTTGGCCTTGCTCTTCATGCACTTCTGCCCTAAGAACACTACATCCTGA
- the LOC137707872 gene encoding cellulose synthase-like protein H1 isoform X2, translating to MANPQSLLCEKAPLKINGLQKTLEIAILFFFVCVLVYRLLSLRDHGFVWLLAFTCESWFAFNWVLTLITQWTPVEYKTYPHNLLQEVSELPPVDMFVTTADAKLEPPIITVNTALSLLAVDYPTHKLACYVSDDGCSPLTLYSLIEASKFAKLWVPFCKKYHVQVRAPFRYFSDNPILSSYSPSGFLQEWTKMKDEYEKLCQKIEDAVQNLAPLDFSRDNVDFAHIDSRNHPTIIKVIWETKERISNGLPHLVYVAREKRPNHSHHYKAGAMNALTRVSGVMTNAPFMLNVDCDMYANNPKIVLHAMCLLLGFKHENGAFVQFPQMFYNILKDDPCGSKVVEAVKKIWPGLAGIQGPVYAGTGCFHRRKVIYGSSLTDNEELIRSATQILLEENIDQPDDLSCAVDAAYQVAHSEFEHDTLWGKKVGWVYGSVTEDILTGMKIHARGWKSILCMPEPPGFLGTAPSTNHVMLIQRKRGVTGLLEILFSKNCPIFATLYAKLEFRQCLAYLWMLIWGLHSIPDLCYALLPAYCLITNSHFLPKVQEPALIIFAAVFLIKHLNTLHSNLDSGRSIRAWWNQLTVGPWSKILSLTASLFGVITVVFKLLGISEVTFEVTQKEQNSSSSDQEATYDARFTFDESPIFVPATALLFLHFTALVTAALGLQPPAHGVNGAGLGELMCSVWVVLCFWPFVKGLFGEGNYGIPMATIVKSAVLALLFMHFCPKNTTS from the exons ATGGCAAATCCTCAATCTCTTCTTTGTGAAAAAGCTCCCCTTAAAATCAATGGACTGcagaaaaccctagaaattgcaATTCTGTTCTTCTTCGTCTGTGTCCTTGTTTATCGTCTCCTATCTCTCAGGGACCATGGTTTTGTCTGGCTTCTTGCCTTCACGTGTGAGTCTTGGTTTGCTTTCAATTGGGTTCTTACTCTCATCACCCAATGGACTCCTGTTGAATACAAAACATACCCTCACAACCTCTTGCAAGA GGTTTCGGAGCTTCCTCCGGTGGACATGTTTGTGACAACAGCAGATGCAAAGCTAGAGCCACCTATCATTACTGTTAACACAGCGCTCTCTCTTCTAGCCGTTGATTATCCAACTCACAAGCTAGCTTGCTATGTATCAGATGACGGGTGTTCACCTCTCACTCTCTACTCTCTCATTGAAGCCTCAAAATTTGCTAAGCTTTGGGTACCCTTTTGCAAAAAGTACCATGTTCAAGTTAGAGCACCCTTCAGATACTTCTCTGACAATCCCATTTTGTCAAGTTATAGTCCATCAGGATTCCTTCAAGAATGGACAAAAATGAAG GATGAGTATGAAAAGCTCTGCCAAAAAATTGAAGATGCTGTCCAAAATTTGGCACCTCTTGATTTTTCTAGGGACAATGTGGATTTTGCTCACATAGACAGCAGGAACCATCCCACTATAATCAAg GTGATATGGGAGACTAAGGAGAGAATTTCTAATGGTCTGCCACATTTGGTTTATGTAGCCAGGGAGAAGCGTCCTAATCACTCACATCATTACAAAGCAGGCGCTATGAACGCTTTG ACGAGGGTCTCTGGTGTTATGACAAATGCTCCATTTATGTTGAACGTGGACTGCGACATGTATGCCAACAATCCAAAGATCGTTCTTCATGCGATGTGCCTACTGCTTGGTTTCAAGCATGAAAATGGTGCATTTGTTCAGTTTCCCCAAATGTTCTACAACATTTTGAAAGATGATCCATGTGGAAGCAAAGTGGTTGAGGCTGTAAAA AAAATTTGGCCAGGGTTAGCTGGGATTCAAGGACCTGTCTATGCAGGGACAGGATGTTTTCACAGACGTAAAGTTATCTACGGTTCATCTCTAACAGATAATGAAG AGCTCATCCGATCAGCTACCCAAATTTTATTAGAGGAAAATATTGATCAACCGGACGACCTTTCCTGTGCGGTCGATGCAGCATACCAAGTTGCTCATTCCGAGTTCGAGCATGATACATTATGGGGCAAAAAG GTGGGTTGGGTTTATGGGTCGGTAACAGAAGATATCCTAACTGGGATGAAGATCCATGCAAGAGGGTGGAAGTCTATCTTATGCATGCCAGAACCACCAGGTTTTCTGGGCACTGCACCCTCAACTAATCATGTTATGTTGATCCAGAGGAAGAGAGGCGTCACAGGGCTGCTAGAAATTTTGTTCAGCAAAAATTGTCCCATTTTTGCCACCCTTTATGCCAAGCTTGAGTTTAGGCAATGCTTGGCCTACCTGTGGATGCTAATTTGGGGACTGCACTCTATTCCTGATCTATGCTATGCTCTTCTGCCAGCTTACTGCCTCATTACCAACTCACACTTCTTGCCAAAG GTCCAGGAACCGGCTCTAATAATATTTGCTGCTGTGTTTCtcattaaacacttaaacacacTACACTCCAACCTTGATTCTGGTCGATCAATTAGGGCTTGGTGGAACCAATTGACAGTGGGACCATGGAGCAAAATACTCAGTTTAACTGCATCATTATTTGGAGTTATAACTGTGGTATTTAAGCTTTTGGGCATATCTGAGGTGACATTTGAAGTCACACAAAAGGAGCAAAATTCCTCTTCTAGTGACCAAGAAGCTACTTATGATGCTAGGTTTACTTTTGATGAGTCTCCAATATTTGTACCAGCCACAGCCCTATTGTTTCTGCACTTCACAGCTCTGGTCACGGCCGCGTTGGGGTTGCAACCACCGGCTCATGGGGTGAATGGGGCAGGCCTAGGGGAGTTGATGTGTAGTGTGTGGGTGGTGCTATGTTTTTGGCCATTTGTTAAAGGTTTGTTTGGGGAGGGTAACTATGGGATTCCCATGGCCACTATAGTCAAGTCAGCTGTGTTGGCCTTGCTCTTCATGCACTTCTGCCCTAAGAACACTACATCCTGA
- the LOC137709170 gene encoding cellulose synthase-like protein H1, with the protein MQVEEPVLIMFAAVFLPSLRPINHCKFLRMGFTGKISSATSLLLGLVTFLFKLLGISLVTYEVTQKDQPAHSCDYDEANARRFTFDESPMFAPATALLFLQLTALAMSLFGMQPLAMVHKAQDLGK; encoded by the coding sequence ATGCAGGTGGAAGAGCCAGTTCTCATAATGTTTGCTGCTGTGTTTCTACCTTCGCTCAGGCCAATCAATCACTGCAAATTTCTGAGAATGGGTTTCACAGGAAAAATATCTTCAGCAACTTCTTTGTTACTTGGACTCGTAACTTTTCTTTTCAAGCTTTTAGGAATATCCCTGGTCACATATGAAGTCACACAGAAAGACCAGCCTGCCCATTCTTGTGACTACGATGAAGCGAATGCTCGTAGGTTCACATTTGATGAATCTCCAATGTTTGCGCCAGCCACAGCCCTATTGTTTCTGCAATTGACAGCGCTGGCTATGAGCTTGTTTGGGATGCAACCACTGGCTATGGTTCACAAGGCACAGGACTTGGGGAAATAA